Proteins encoded in a region of the Terriglobia bacterium genome:
- the pcaD gene encoding 3-oxoadipate enol-lactonase, with amino-acid sequence MKITVHGNQVNYRLDGPPSAPVIMLSHSLATNLTAWDPQVDALTRSFRVLCYDTLGHGGTDVRPGPYTLDQLAGQAGGLLDALGIERVHFLGLSMGGMIGQTLALMRPQSLTSLILCGASSRIPPEAQPLWQERIKIAESEGMAPLIEPTIGRWFTPSFRATHAEVVERVRGMIRATSPLGYSACCHAIAALNLTARIHTIRIPTLLIVGEQDQGMPVAVSRAIHDEIAGSELVILPSASHLSNLEQTVAFNLAVTSYLDRLE; translated from the coding sequence ATGAAGATTACGGTTCACGGTAATCAGGTCAACTACAGGCTTGACGGTCCCCCTTCGGCGCCCGTAATCATGCTCAGCCATTCGCTCGCCACCAACCTGACGGCGTGGGATCCGCAAGTAGATGCCTTGACTCGGAGTTTCCGTGTGCTTTGCTACGACACACTCGGGCACGGCGGTACCGATGTGCGCCCGGGCCCTTACACGCTCGATCAGCTCGCCGGGCAGGCAGGAGGTCTGCTCGACGCGCTTGGCATCGAGCGCGTCCATTTTCTAGGCCTGTCCATGGGGGGAATGATAGGGCAAACGCTGGCCCTGATGCGGCCGCAGTCTCTGACAAGCCTGATACTCTGCGGCGCCTCGAGCCGCATCCCCCCTGAGGCTCAGCCGCTATGGCAGGAGCGCATCAAGATTGCGGAGTCGGAAGGGATGGCGCCGCTGATCGAGCCGACGATCGGTCGCTGGTTTACGCCTTCCTTTCGTGCAACCCATGCGGAGGTCGTCGAGCGCGTGCGCGGCATGATCCGCGCAACAAGCCCGCTCGGCTACTCGGCGTGTTGTCATGCGATCGCAGCCCTCAATCTTACGGCCCGGATCCACACCATCAGGATACCGACCCTCCTCATTGTCGGTGAACAGGATCAGGGCATGCCGGTGGCTGTGTCCCGTGCCATCCATGACGAGATTGCCGGGTCGGAGCTTGTGATCCTGCCGTCGGCTTCTCACCTGTCGAATCTGGAACAAACCGTGGCCTTCAACCTCGCGGTGACATCTTATCTCGATCGGCTCG
- a CDS encoding M23 family metallopeptidase, which translates to MAEKRGLLPRGILLLGGVAVVVAIGIGLLRVGPPPGIHIRPAVPVIGKRTPVTVEISEPGRGLSHVKIEFVQGERVESLAEKDYAYPSALVFWGARTARDTITVQVGRETISWLKAGQASIRVTAGRAGTWLRHPGAASQEIILPVRLSPPSLQVISTQTYVAQGGCEAVVYRVGESSVRDGVRAGNWWFPGYPLPGGSKGERFAFFAIPFDMNAPDARIVAVDAAENQAELNFIDQFFPKKFKEDTVDLSDAFIGKVVPEIMAQTPEVQDRGDMLGNYLAINVDLRQKDAELLKDLAKKSRPELLWNKPFLSMKNGKVMAGFADYRTYSYKGKIVDHQTHLGYDLAVTRHAPVPAANDGVVVQAKYFGIYGNSVIVDHGCGVMSLYGHLSSIGVAEGQKVARGDIIGQTGETGLAGGDHLHFAVILDGLPVNPVEWWDGHWINDRIARKLGPGFHFSE; encoded by the coding sequence ATGGCTGAGAAGAGAGGTTTATTGCCACGAGGAATCCTGCTTCTGGGGGGCGTGGCGGTGGTTGTAGCGATTGGCATCGGGCTCTTGCGTGTCGGTCCTCCCCCCGGGATCCACATCCGCCCGGCAGTCCCCGTTATCGGCAAGCGCACGCCGGTCACGGTTGAGATCAGCGAGCCAGGGCGGGGATTGAGCCACGTGAAGATCGAATTCGTGCAGGGTGAACGAGTCGAAAGCCTGGCCGAGAAAGACTATGCCTATCCATCCGCTCTGGTCTTCTGGGGTGCTCGCACCGCGCGCGATACCATCACGGTGCAGGTGGGGCGCGAGACCATAAGCTGGCTCAAAGCCGGCCAGGCAAGCATCCGGGTGACGGCAGGCCGTGCCGGGACCTGGCTGCGGCATCCCGGCGCCGCCAGTCAGGAGATTATCCTTCCCGTACGTCTATCTCCCCCTTCGCTGCAAGTGATCTCCACGCAGACCTATGTCGCCCAGGGAGGGTGTGAAGCCGTCGTTTATCGAGTCGGTGAATCTTCCGTCCGGGACGGAGTGCGCGCGGGCAACTGGTGGTTCCCGGGCTACCCGCTGCCCGGCGGGAGCAAGGGAGAGCGCTTTGCCTTTTTTGCCATCCCCTTCGATATGAACGCCCCCGATGCTCGCATCGTGGCGGTCGATGCAGCCGAAAACCAGGCGGAGCTGAATTTCATTGACCAGTTTTTTCCCAAGAAGTTCAAGGAAGACACGGTCGATTTATCGGATGCATTCATCGGCAAGGTCGTCCCCGAGATTATGGCGCAGACGCCGGAGGTCCAGGACCGCGGCGATATGCTCGGCAACTATCTTGCCATCAACGTCGATCTGCGTCAGAAAGACGCCGAGCTGCTCAAAGATCTGGCGAAGAAGTCGCGCCCGGAACTGCTTTGGAACAAGCCGTTCCTATCGATGAAAAATGGCAAGGTGATGGCCGGCTTTGCCGACTACAGAACCTACAGCTACAAGGGCAAGATCGTCGATCACCAGACCCACCTTGGCTACGATCTGGCGGTTACGCGTCATGCGCCCGTACCGGCGGCGAACGACGGCGTGGTGGTGCAGGCAAAATATTTCGGCATCTATGGAAATTCCGTCATTGTGGACCACGGCTGCGGCGTCATGAGCCTTTACGGGCATCTTTCGTCCATCGGCGTTGCCGAGGGCCAGAAGGTCGCACGTGGCGACATCATCGGCCAGACAGGAGAAACCGGTCTCGCCGGGGGCGACCATTTGCACTTCGCTGTGATCCTCGATGGCTTGCCGGTCAACCCGGTGGAGTGGTGGGACGGCCATTGGATCAACGACCGGATTGCGCGCAAGCTGGGCCCGGGTTTCCATTTCTCCGAATAA
- a CDS encoding transcriptional regulator, with protein MVRKHKSARPTPSELDPMIHERLRLGILSALVVQESLSFTELRELLRTTDGNLSVQARRLEQAGYVICDKRFEDRKPKSTYRLSPEGRLALEEYLEKLSGLLPDLGRVRSRAAGSLRAQINPLPSHS; from the coding sequence ATGGTTAGAAAGCACAAATCGGCAAGACCCACTCCCAGCGAGTTGGATCCTATGATCCATGAGCGGTTGCGCCTGGGTATTCTCTCCGCCCTGGTGGTACAGGAATCGCTCAGCTTCACCGAACTGCGCGAGTTGCTCCGCACCACGGACGGGAACCTCAGCGTTCAGGCGCGCAGGCTGGAGCAGGCGGGCTATGTGATCTGCGATAAGCGGTTCGAGGACCGAAAGCCCAAGAGCACATACAGGCTGAGCCCGGAAGGACGTCTGGCGCTGGAAGAGTACCTCGAAAAGCTTTCGGGCCTTCTGCCTGACCTGGGACGCGTACGTAGTCGCGCTGCCGGATCTCTCCGGGCGCAAATCAATCCCCTGCCATCGCACAGTTGA
- the uppS gene encoding di-trans,poly-cis-decaprenylcistransferase, whose translation MNSIRHVAIIMDGNGRWAEQRGWPRWRGHEAGARAVRRTVEAACRLEIPVLTLFAFSSENWKRPPQEVQTLFRLFLKYVAEETQSMVENGIRLSAFGRRDRISPAVVTALSQVESATRGCTRLHLRLALDYGSRHEVVEAVQALAQQVASRTLMPEDIDEQMFTNTLTSRDVPDPDLVIRTAGEQRLSNFLLWQAAYAELHFCPRLWPDFDESDLQEALDDYHSRTRKFGALPCVTGALV comes from the coding sequence ATGAATTCGATTCGTCACGTGGCAATCATCATGGATGGAAACGGCCGATGGGCGGAGCAGCGCGGATGGCCGCGCTGGCGAGGACATGAAGCGGGTGCCCGCGCAGTACGGCGCACGGTGGAAGCGGCGTGCCGGCTCGAAATCCCGGTTCTGACCTTGTTTGCGTTCTCCAGTGAGAACTGGAAGCGCCCGCCGCAGGAGGTCCAGACGCTCTTCCGCCTCTTTCTCAAATATGTGGCTGAGGAGACTCAGTCCATGGTCGAAAACGGCATCCGGCTGTCGGCATTCGGCAGGCGCGACCGCATTTCTCCGGCGGTTGTGACGGCTCTTTCCCAGGTGGAAAGTGCCACGCGCGGCTGTACTCGGCTGCATCTGCGGCTGGCGCTCGACTATGGCTCCCGACATGAAGTCGTCGAGGCTGTGCAGGCCCTTGCGCAGCAGGTGGCCTCACGAACACTGATGCCGGAGGACATCGACGAGCAGATGTTTACCAACACCCTGACTTCACGGGACGTACCGGATCCCGACCTGGTGATTCGAACGGCGGGTGAACAGCGGCTGTCCAATTTTCTGCTCTGGCAGGCTGCCTATGCGGAGCTCCACTTTTGTCCGCGGCTTTGGCCGGACTTCGACGAAAGCGACCTCCAGGAAGCCTTGGACGACTACCATTCCCGCACGCGCAAGTTTGGCGCGCTGCCCTGCGTTACCGGCGCCCTTGTCTGA
- a CDS encoding SDR family oxidoreductase, producing MSKIQMLEGQYALVTGASRGIGRAIAESLAGAGSNIAVTARNLEECRTVARDIGRELGVQAIGLQADVSRRESIHELFEQLRAWSSGRLDILVCNAGYPMRPEIWNTPLHATPAEKLQAWYLDIFGTDAMGAVFCTFEALPWMTARRSGRIIYISSTPALEGFQGTPYTLAKAAVLGLMRDVAREYGKDNVRANALALGNIRTPATFDQLNDESRNALAAESPLKRWGNTEEVGRAALFLASDLSSFVTGQVLIVDGGTVRR from the coding sequence ATGAGCAAAATCCAGATGTTGGAAGGTCAGTACGCGCTCGTTACCGGCGCCAGCCGCGGGATCGGGCGCGCAATCGCAGAGAGTCTGGCGGGCGCCGGCAGCAACATCGCCGTCACCGCACGCAATCTCGAGGAGTGCCGGACAGTGGCGAGAGATATCGGCCGCGAACTCGGGGTGCAGGCCATCGGGTTGCAGGCCGACGTCTCACGCCGCGAGAGCATTCACGAGCTTTTTGAGCAACTGCGGGCCTGGTCCTCCGGCCGGCTCGACATCCTGGTCTGCAATGCCGGCTATCCCATGCGGCCCGAGATCTGGAACACCCCGCTGCATGCCACTCCCGCTGAAAAGCTGCAGGCATGGTATCTCGACATTTTCGGCACCGACGCCATGGGCGCGGTCTTCTGCACCTTTGAAGCCCTGCCGTGGATGACGGCACGCCGAAGCGGCAGGATCATCTATATTTCCTCCACTCCGGCGCTAGAGGGATTCCAGGGCACTCCTTATACCCTGGCAAAGGCTGCGGTGCTGGGGCTGATGCGAGACGTGGCGCGCGAGTACGGAAAGGACAACGTCCGCGCCAATGCCCTGGCGCTGGGCAATATCCGGACGCCGGCAACCTTCGATCAACTGAATGATGAAAGCCGGAACGCCCTTGCCGCCGAATCTCCCCTGAAGCGCTGGGGTAACACCGAGGAGGTCGGCAGGGCAGCACTCTTCCTGGCTTCCGATCTCTCCAGCTTTGTCACCGGCCAGGTTCTCATCGTGGATGGCGGCACCGTGCGCCGCTAG